One window of the Seriola aureovittata isolate HTS-2021-v1 ecotype China chromosome 22, ASM2101889v1, whole genome shotgun sequence genome contains the following:
- the ckap4 gene encoding cytoskeleton-associated protein 4, which translates to MTLKNRHKSSSSEKSPASSQEDASKKSPKSTTTNGVSGSGAQGPRSRSCLGLVVTTVIYVALIGAAGFAAFYLQQVVEEIRQTNARHEESAQQSAELNSKMESVVQQVESLRSVVDGLESSLGITRVELEGAISRMKRGEVETRRVEEALQNLQNNLLRELSEGIKEVKEARERDFSSLEKTVEERLAEVSQSITANMAEFTEAQGEAQTQLADLKARLGDIEDPALIKQELSAIVDTVAEIKTAKQAADSSANSLSEQIGAVRQELQTRNQEVASLSQEVQTVRSVMQEAVGSLRQAVTEAESGVQALKEKTLTVESEVEQATDAVRGVEKQVDAAAAQAQRRTDDLEARVKASEESGDLLSASMSEMTSKVESLFAKYDTHESTLAAQGQAVEKAKTGLERELEALKGSLEQLQSNMAALDGAQTQLASKDSGLDQQVEDLEKRLAVLEASSSSSSSSSSRSSVMPEQLESLRSMVAGLEDKAAKLEGHDQAIAALQKALQETTQTLAGLSKAPSKKK; encoded by the exons atgacattaaaaaacCGACATAAGAGCAGCTCCAGCGAGAAGAGCCCCGCATCCAGCCAAGAGGATGCGTCGAAGAAAAGCCCGAAGAGCACAACTACAAACGGAGTGAGTGGCTCCGGAGCCCAGGGGCCACGGTCACGGAGCTGCCTCGGACTTGTTGTGACCACAGTGATTTATGTTGCGTTAATAGGCGCTGCAGGGTTCGCTGCTTTTTATCTTCAACAAGTAGTGGAAGAAATCCGGCAGACCAACGCCAGGCATGAGGAGAGCGCACAGCAGAGCGCAGAGCTGAACAGTAAAATGGAGAGTGTCGTTCAACAG GTGGAGTCTCTGAGGAGCGTTGTGGACGGGCTGGAGTCGTCACTGGGCATCACACgggtggagctggagggagcCATCAGCCGGATGAAGAGGGGTGAAGTGGAGAcgaggagggtggaggaggctCTTCAGAACCTCCAGAACAATCTACTCAGGGAACTCTCAGAGGGCATCAAAGAGGTAAAGGAGGCTCGTGAGAGGGACTTCTCCTCTCTGGAGAAGACTGTGGAGGAGCGCCTGGCTGAGGTGAGTCAGTCCATCACAGCCAACATGGCGGAGTTCACCGAAGCTCAGGGTGAGGCGCAGACCCAGCTGGCTGATCTCAAAGCCCGTCTGGGTGACATTGAAGACCCTGCGCTCATCAAACAGGAGCTCTCTGCCATTGTTGATACTGTGGCTGAAATCAAAACTGCCAAACAGGCGGCTGATTCCTCAGCGAATTCACTCAGCGAGCAGATCGGTGCTGTGAGGCAAGAGCTCCAGACTCGCAACCAGGAGGTGGCCTCTCTGTCTCAGGAGGTGCAGACAGTGAGGTCAGTGATGCAAGAGGCTGTTGGGAGTCTGAGGCAGGCGGTGACTGAGGCAGAGTCTGGAGTTCAGGCTCTGAAGgagaaaacactgacagtggAGAGTGAGGTGGAGCAGGCCACTGACGCTGTTCGTGGTGTGGAGAAGCAGGTGGATGCAGCAGCGGCTCAGGCCCAGAGAAGGACAGATGATCTTGAAGCTAGAGTTAAAGCATCAGAGGAGAGTGGAGACTTACTCTCTGCATCAATGTCAGAAATGACCTCCAAAGTGGAATCACTGTTTGCAAAGTATGACACCCATGAAAGCACTCTGGCTGCTCAGGGGCAGGCTGTGGAGAAAGCCAAAACCGGATTGGAGCGGGAGCTGGAGGCACTGAAAGGCAGCCTGGAGCAGCTCCAGTCCAACATGGCCGCTCTGGATGGTGCCCAGACCCAGCTAGCTTCTAAGGACTCCGGTCTGGATCAGCAGGTGGAGGACCTGGAGAAGAGGCTTGCTGTTCTggaggccagcagcagcagcagcagcagcagcagcagcaggagcagcgtGATGCCTGAGCAGCTGGAGAGCTTACGCAGCATGGTGGCCGGATTGGAAGACAAAGCAGCCAAATTAGAAGGCCACGATCAGGCTATTGCTGCTCTTCAGAAAGCACTGCAGGAGACCACACAGACACTCGCAGGCTTATCCAAAGCACCCAGCAAGAAAAAGTAG